The following are from one region of the Theropithecus gelada isolate Dixy chromosome 6, Tgel_1.0, whole genome shotgun sequence genome:
- the NDST1 gene encoding bifunctional heparan sulfate N-deacetylase/N-sulfotransferase 1 isoform X2 translates to MPALACLRRLCRHVSPQAVLFLLFVFCLFSVFISAYYLYGWKRGLEPSADAPEPDCGDPPPVAPSRLLPLKPVQAATPSRTDPLVLVFVESLYSQLGQEVVAILESSRFKYRTEIAPGKGDMPTLTDKGRGRFALIIYENILKYVNLDAWNRELLDKYCVAYGVGIIGFFKANENSLLSAQLKGFPLFLHSNLGLKDCSINPKSPLLYVTRPSEVEKGVLPGEDWTVFQSNHSTYEPVLLAKTRSSESIPHLGADAGLHAALHATVVQDLGLHDGIQRVLFGNNLNFWLHKLVFVDAVAFLTGKRLSLPLDRYILVDIDDIFVGKEGTRMKVEDVKALFDTQNELRAHIPNFTFNLGYSGKFFHTGTDAEDAGDDLLLSYVKEFWWFPHMWSHMQPHLFHNQSVLAEQMALNKKFAVEHGIPTDMGYAVAPHHSGVYPVHVQLYEAWKQVWSIRVTSTEEYPHLKPARYRRGFIHNGIMVLPRQTCGLFTHTIFYNEYPGGSSELDKIINGGELFLTVLLNPISIFMTHLSNYGNDRLGLYTFKHLVRFLHSWTNLRLQTLPPVQLAQKYFQIFSEEKDPLWQDPCEDKRHKDIWSKEKTCDRFPKLLIIGPQKTGTTALYLFLGMHPDLSSNYPSSETFEEIQFFNGHNYHKGIDWYMEFFPIPSNTTSDFYFEKSANYFDSEVAPRRAAALLPKAKVLTILINPADRAYSWYQILVLDGKLLRTEPAKVMDMVQKFLGVTNTIDYHKTLAFDPKKGFWCQLLEGGKTKCLGKSKGRKYPEMDLDSRAFLKDYYRDHNIELSKLLYKMGQTLPTWLREDLQNTR, encoded by the exons ATGCCTGCCCTGGCATGCCTCCGGAGGCTGTGTCGGCACGTGTCCCCGCAGGCTGTCCTTTTCCTGCTGTTCGTCTTCTGCCTGTTTAGCGTTTTCATCTCGGCCTACTACCTATATGGCTGGAAGCGAGGCCTGGAGCCCTCGGCGGATGCCCCGGAGCCTGACTGTGGGGACCCGCCGCCCGTGGCCCCCAGTCGCCTGCTGCCGCTCAAGCCTGTGCAGGCAGCCACCCCTTCCCGCACGGACCCATTGGTGCTGGTCTTTGTGGAGAGCCTCTACTCGCAACTGGGCCAGGAGGTGGTGGCCATCCTGGAGTCCAGCCGCTTCAAATACCGCACAGAGATTGCGCCGGGCAAGGGTGACATGCCCACGCTCACTGACAAGGGCCGTGGCCGCTTTGCCCTCATCATCTATGAGAACATCCTCAAGTATGTCAACCTGGACGCCTGGAACCGGGAGCTGCTGGACAAGTACTGTGTGGCCTACGGCGTGGGCATCATTGGCTTCTTCAAG GCCAATGAGAACAGCCTGCTGAGCGCGCAGCTCAAGGGCTTCCCCCTGTtcctgcactcaaacctgggccTGAAGGACTGCAGCATCAACCCCAAGTCCCCGCTGCTCTACGTGACGCGACCTAGCGAGGTGGAGAAGGGTGTGCTCCCCGGCGAGGACTGGACGGTGTTCCAGTCGAACCACTCCACCTATGAGCCGGTGCTGCTGGCCAAGACGCGCTCATCCGAATCCATTCCACACCTGGGCGCGGACGCCGGCCTGCACGCCGCACTGCACGCCACTGTGGTCCAGGACCTGGGCCTGCACGACGGCATCCAGCGCGTGCTGTTTGGCAACAACCTGAACTTCTGGCTGCACAAGCTCGTCTTCGTGGATGCCGTGGCCTTCCTCACGGGGAAGCGCCTCTCCCTGCCGTTGGACCGCTACATCCTGGTGGACATTGATGACATCTTTGTGGGCAAGGAGGGCACACGCATGAAGGTGGAGGACGTGAAG GCCCTGTTTGACACACAGAACGAACTACGCGCACACATCCCGAACTTCACCTTCAACCTGGGCTACTCAGGGAAATTCTTCCACACAG GTACCGATGCTGAGGACGCTGGGGATGATCTGCTGCTGTCGTATGTCAAGGAGTTCTGGTGGTTCCCTCACATGTGGAGCCACATGCAGCCCCACCTTTTCCACAACCAGTCCGTGTTGGCCGAGCAGATGGCCTTGAACAAGAAGTTCGCTGTC GAGCATGGCATTCCCACAGACATGGGGTATGCAGTGGCGCCCCACCACTCGGGCGTGTACCCCGTGCACGTGCAGCTGTACGAGGCTTGGAAGCAGGTGTGGAGCATCCGTGTGACCAGCACGGAGGAGTACCCCCATCTGAAGCCAGCCCGCTACCGCCGTGGCTTCATCCACAATGGCATCATG GTTCTCCCGCGGCAGACCTGTGGCCTCTTCACACACACCATCTTCTACAACGAGTACCCTGGCGGCTCCAGCGAGCTGGACAAGATCATCAACGGGGGCGAGCTCTTCCTCACCGTGCTCCTCAATCCT ATCAGCATCTTCATGACGCACCTGTCCAACTATGGGAATGACCGCCTGGGCCTGTACACCTTCAAGCACCTGGTGCGCTTCCTGCACTCCTGGACCAACCTCCGGCTGCAGACGCTGCCCCCTGTGCAGTTGGCCCAGAAGTACTTCCAGATCTTCTCTGAGGAGAAGGACCCACTGTGGCAG GACCCCTGCGAGGACAAACGTCACAAAGACATCTGGTCCAAGGAGAAGACGTGTGACCGCTTCCCAAAGCTCCTCATCATTGGCCCCCAGAAAACAG gcaccactgccctctaccTGTTCCTGGGCATGCACCCTGACCTAAGCAGCAACTACCCCAGCTCTGAGACCTTTGAGGAGATCCAGTTTTTTAACGGCCACAACTATCACAAAGGCATCGACTG GTACATGGAGTTCTTCCCCATCCCCTCCAACACCACCTCTGACTTCTACTTTGAGAAAAGCGCCAACTACTTTGATTCAGAAGTGGCGCCCCGGCGGGCAGCAGCCCTCTTGCCCAAAGCCAAGGTCCTGACCATCCTCATCAACCCTGCGGACCGGGCCTATTCCTGGTACCAG aTTCTGGTCTTGGATGGCAAACTGCTACGAACAGAACCTGCCAAAGTGATGGACATGGTGCAGAAGTTCCTTGGGGTGACCAACACCATTGACTACCACAAAACCTTGGC GTTTGATCCAAAGAAAGGATTTTGGTGCCAACTGCTCGAAGGAGGAAAAACCAAGTGTCTGGGCAAAAGCAAGGGACGGAAATATCCCGAGATGGACTTGGAT TCCCGAGCCTTCCTGAAGGACTATTACCGGGACCACAACATCGAGCTCTCCAAGCTGCTGTACAAGATGGGCCAGACGCTTCCCACTTGGCTGCGAGAGGACCTCCAGAACACCAGGTAG
- the NDST1 gene encoding bifunctional heparan sulfate N-deacetylase/N-sulfotransferase 1 isoform X1, which yields MPALACLRRLCRHVSPQAVLFLLFVFCLFSVFISAYYLYGWKRGLEPSADAPEPDCGDPPPVAPSRLLPLKPVQAATPSRTDPLVLVFVESLYSQLGQEVVAILESSRFKYRTEIAPGKGDMPTLTDKGRGRFALIIYENILKYVNLDAWNRELLDKYCVAYGVGIIGFFKANENSLLSAQLKGFPLFLHSNLGLKDCSINPKSPLLYVTRPSEVEKGVLPGEDWTVFQSNHSTYEPVLLAKTRSSESIPHLGADAGLHAALHATVVQDLGLHDGIQRVLFGNNLNFWLHKLVFVDAVAFLTGKRLSLPLDRYILVDIDDIFVGKEGTRMKVEDVKALFDTQNELRAHIPNFTFNLGYSGKFFHTGTDAEDAGDDLLLSYVKEFWWFPHMWSHMQPHLFHNQSVLAEQMALNKKFAVEHGIPTDMGYAVAPHHSGVYPVHVQLYEAWKQVWSIRVTSTEEYPHLKPARYRRGFIHNGIMVLPRQTCGLFTHTIFYNEYPGGSSELDKIINGGELFLTVLLNPISIFMTHLSNYGNDRLGLYTFKHLVRFLHSWTNLRLQTLPPVQLAQKYFQIFSEEKDPLWQDPCEDKRHKDIWSKEKTCDRFPKLLIIGPQKTGTTALYLFLGMHPDLSSNYPSSETFEEIQFFNGHNYHKGIDWYMEFFPIPSNTTSDFYFEKSANYFDSEVAPRRAAALLPKAKVLTILINPADRAYSWYQHQRAHDDPVALKYTFHEVITAGSDASSKLRALQNRCLVPGWYATHIERWLSAYHANQILVLDGKLLRTEPAKVMDMVQKFLGVTNTIDYHKTLAFDPKKGFWCQLLEGGKTKCLGKSKGRKYPEMDLDSRAFLKDYYRDHNIELSKLLYKMGQTLPTWLREDLQNTR from the exons ATGCCTGCCCTGGCATGCCTCCGGAGGCTGTGTCGGCACGTGTCCCCGCAGGCTGTCCTTTTCCTGCTGTTCGTCTTCTGCCTGTTTAGCGTTTTCATCTCGGCCTACTACCTATATGGCTGGAAGCGAGGCCTGGAGCCCTCGGCGGATGCCCCGGAGCCTGACTGTGGGGACCCGCCGCCCGTGGCCCCCAGTCGCCTGCTGCCGCTCAAGCCTGTGCAGGCAGCCACCCCTTCCCGCACGGACCCATTGGTGCTGGTCTTTGTGGAGAGCCTCTACTCGCAACTGGGCCAGGAGGTGGTGGCCATCCTGGAGTCCAGCCGCTTCAAATACCGCACAGAGATTGCGCCGGGCAAGGGTGACATGCCCACGCTCACTGACAAGGGCCGTGGCCGCTTTGCCCTCATCATCTATGAGAACATCCTCAAGTATGTCAACCTGGACGCCTGGAACCGGGAGCTGCTGGACAAGTACTGTGTGGCCTACGGCGTGGGCATCATTGGCTTCTTCAAG GCCAATGAGAACAGCCTGCTGAGCGCGCAGCTCAAGGGCTTCCCCCTGTtcctgcactcaaacctgggccTGAAGGACTGCAGCATCAACCCCAAGTCCCCGCTGCTCTACGTGACGCGACCTAGCGAGGTGGAGAAGGGTGTGCTCCCCGGCGAGGACTGGACGGTGTTCCAGTCGAACCACTCCACCTATGAGCCGGTGCTGCTGGCCAAGACGCGCTCATCCGAATCCATTCCACACCTGGGCGCGGACGCCGGCCTGCACGCCGCACTGCACGCCACTGTGGTCCAGGACCTGGGCCTGCACGACGGCATCCAGCGCGTGCTGTTTGGCAACAACCTGAACTTCTGGCTGCACAAGCTCGTCTTCGTGGATGCCGTGGCCTTCCTCACGGGGAAGCGCCTCTCCCTGCCGTTGGACCGCTACATCCTGGTGGACATTGATGACATCTTTGTGGGCAAGGAGGGCACACGCATGAAGGTGGAGGACGTGAAG GCCCTGTTTGACACACAGAACGAACTACGCGCACACATCCCGAACTTCACCTTCAACCTGGGCTACTCAGGGAAATTCTTCCACACAG GTACCGATGCTGAGGACGCTGGGGATGATCTGCTGCTGTCGTATGTCAAGGAGTTCTGGTGGTTCCCTCACATGTGGAGCCACATGCAGCCCCACCTTTTCCACAACCAGTCCGTGTTGGCCGAGCAGATGGCCTTGAACAAGAAGTTCGCTGTC GAGCATGGCATTCCCACAGACATGGGGTATGCAGTGGCGCCCCACCACTCGGGCGTGTACCCCGTGCACGTGCAGCTGTACGAGGCTTGGAAGCAGGTGTGGAGCATCCGTGTGACCAGCACGGAGGAGTACCCCCATCTGAAGCCAGCCCGCTACCGCCGTGGCTTCATCCACAATGGCATCATG GTTCTCCCGCGGCAGACCTGTGGCCTCTTCACACACACCATCTTCTACAACGAGTACCCTGGCGGCTCCAGCGAGCTGGACAAGATCATCAACGGGGGCGAGCTCTTCCTCACCGTGCTCCTCAATCCT ATCAGCATCTTCATGACGCACCTGTCCAACTATGGGAATGACCGCCTGGGCCTGTACACCTTCAAGCACCTGGTGCGCTTCCTGCACTCCTGGACCAACCTCCGGCTGCAGACGCTGCCCCCTGTGCAGTTGGCCCAGAAGTACTTCCAGATCTTCTCTGAGGAGAAGGACCCACTGTGGCAG GACCCCTGCGAGGACAAACGTCACAAAGACATCTGGTCCAAGGAGAAGACGTGTGACCGCTTCCCAAAGCTCCTCATCATTGGCCCCCAGAAAACAG gcaccactgccctctaccTGTTCCTGGGCATGCACCCTGACCTAAGCAGCAACTACCCCAGCTCTGAGACCTTTGAGGAGATCCAGTTTTTTAACGGCCACAACTATCACAAAGGCATCGACTG GTACATGGAGTTCTTCCCCATCCCCTCCAACACCACCTCTGACTTCTACTTTGAGAAAAGCGCCAACTACTTTGATTCAGAAGTGGCGCCCCGGCGGGCAGCAGCCCTCTTGCCCAAAGCCAAGGTCCTGACCATCCTCATCAACCCTGCGGACCGGGCCTATTCCTGGTACCAG CACCAGCGAGCCCATGACGACCCAGTGGCCCTAAAGTACACCTTCCATGAGGTGATTACGGCCGGCTCCGACGCATCCTCGAAGCTGCGTGCCCTCCAGAACCGCTGCCTGGTCCCCGGCTGGTACGCCACCCACATCGAGCGCTGGCTCAGTGCCTATCACGCCAACCAG aTTCTGGTCTTGGATGGCAAACTGCTACGAACAGAACCTGCCAAAGTGATGGACATGGTGCAGAAGTTCCTTGGGGTGACCAACACCATTGACTACCACAAAACCTTGGC GTTTGATCCAAAGAAAGGATTTTGGTGCCAACTGCTCGAAGGAGGAAAAACCAAGTGTCTGGGCAAAAGCAAGGGACGGAAATATCCCGAGATGGACTTGGAT TCCCGAGCCTTCCTGAAGGACTATTACCGGGACCACAACATCGAGCTCTCCAAGCTGCTGTACAAGATGGGCCAGACGCTTCCCACTTGGCTGCGAGAGGACCTCCAGAACACCAGGTAG